From Paenarthrobacter sp. A20:
ACTTTGGTGGAAACCCTCTGGGGGCCATGGGGACACGGACTCGCCAACGACCTCGACGCCGGAACCGCCGCCGCACTCCGCGAACAGGGCGGCCTGATGGCCCGGATCAAGGACTTCCTGGGTGCTGCCAGCGGTTGGGATCCACCCGGCACCCAGCCCGGGCCCCTTGGAGACCCCCGCCCGCCAGTCCTCCAGTGGGAACCCGGCGCCCAGCCACACACATGGCGCTGGGCGCCCACCACCCCCGAGACGCTGCCGCACCCCCTGAACAACCACGGAGAATCATGACCACAACAGCCGAAGCCCTGGGCCTGCTTCCCTTGCACACCTTGGTGGACCAGCAGACCGGAATCATCCGCAGGGTCCGTCCCGTTCTCACCCCGGAGAACGCCCCACCCGCATACACGTCCATGACCGCGGAGGTATCGAACGCGCGCTGGCTGGGTGACTGGCCCGCCGACCGCGTCTCGCTGGGCACCACGTTCGGCGACAGCCGGCAAGCCTGGATCGCGGCCGTCGCCGAAGGCATGGAACGGTACTGCGGCAACTTCATCCCCGCAGACCTCCCGGACCACCACTACTTCACCGGGACGGCCCGTGAGCTGACAGCGTCAGGCCGGGCCGCCGTCGGGCTTGAACAACTGCCGCGATTCGCGGACTGGCAGCTGGAGCGTGCGGCCTTCCCCTACCGGAACCTCGACGCCGACACTCCCGCTCTGTGGACAGCGTGCAGGCGGGAATCGGACAGCTCGGACGTGTGGCTGCCAGCCAGCCTCACCCTCCTGAACTGGCGGCAACGGCGTTTCCGTGACCTCCCGCGGATCCATCATCTGAACTACGCGGGGATCGCCACCGGGCAGGGCCGCGCTGATGCCACGGACAGGGCGGTGCTGGAAACCATCGAACGCGACGCCCTGGAACTGTGGTGGCATTTGGACGGGCCCACCCGCGGTATCAGGCCAGAGAGTGTTCCCGGTCTGGTGGACGCCATGGCCGGTTGCCGGTTGCAGTACTGGGTGGTGGAAATGCCCAGTGAGTTCGCCCCCTGCATGGCTGCCTTGGTGTTCGACCCGGATTCCGGGCTGTACGCCGCCGGGTTCTCCTGCAAGAACGATCCCGCTGAAGCGGCACGCAAGGCAGTCCTGGAGGCCGTCCACACCTGGATCTACTCCCAAGGTGCCACCGACGCCGATGGTTGGGTGTTCCAGGCAGTCGAGGCAGGGCTCATGGCCAAGGGGCTGTACCTGGAACACCGCGAAGACCGTCAATACCTGGACGACGTGGGGCCCGGATTCGGGGCAGTCCGCGATCTCGGTGCACATGTTCAGGTGTGGCTTGATCCCCGGACACACGTCCTCGCGGAACGCTTCACCAAGCCCGCGGGTGGGCTGGTGGACGTTGCTGCCGTGGATGACGTGTCCATGCCGGAGCTCTACAGGCGGCTGGAATCGGCCGGCCACACCGTATATACCCGTGAACTGACCACTCCCGACGTCGCGGTGACCGGCCTGAGTGTTGTCCGCGCCGTGGTGGGAGGACTGGTTCCCAACGCCCCGGCCGCTTTCGCCTATCTAGGCTGCCCCAGGTTCACCACAGCGGCCTTGAAGCGCGGGTGGCGTGAAACGGCGCCGGCACTGCCGGAGGACTTCACCCTCACCCCACCTCCCCACATGTAATGGACGTACCCCACGTGCTCCTTCCCTCAGGATTTACCCGCGCCTGGAGCCACGAGGTTCCTGGTCCCGTGCAGCCGCCCGGTCCCCTGC
This genomic window contains:
- a CDS encoding YcaO-like family protein translates to MTTTAEALGLLPLHTLVDQQTGIIRRVRPVLTPENAPPAYTSMTAEVSNARWLGDWPADRVSLGTTFGDSRQAWIAAVAEGMERYCGNFIPADLPDHHYFTGTARELTASGRAAVGLEQLPRFADWQLERAAFPYRNLDADTPALWTACRRESDSSDVWLPASLTLLNWRQRRFRDLPRIHHLNYAGIATGQGRADATDRAVLETIERDALELWWHLDGPTRGIRPESVPGLVDAMAGCRLQYWVVEMPSEFAPCMAALVFDPDSGLYAAGFSCKNDPAEAARKAVLEAVHTWIYSQGATDADGWVFQAVEAGLMAKGLYLEHREDRQYLDDVGPGFGAVRDLGAHVQVWLDPRTHVLAERFTKPAGGLVDVAAVDDVSMPELYRRLESAGHTVYTRELTTPDVAVTGLSVVRAVVGGLVPNAPAAFAYLGCPRFTTAALKRGWRETAPALPEDFTLTPPPHM